In the genome of Nitrospira sp. CR1.1, the window CCAATGGTCTCCTTAATCCCCGACAGGGCATCTTGCAAGTACGCATTCAGATCGGCCACGCTCTTGCGGAGCTCGGCATAGTACTTGTGTACGCGCTTGGTAAACCAGGCGGCGCACACGATCAGGATCGGAATGGGCAACAGCGACAACAGCGCCAATTTCCAATTCAGGAAAAACATCATGATCGTGATACCGACCAGCGTAAGGGAGGCGGTCAGCAACCCTTCGAGCCCGTCCACGAAGATCCGTTCGACATGTTCGGTATCACTCGTCACCCGGGTCATGATCTCGCCGGTCGAACGATTTTCGAAATAGCTCAGCGACAAGCGTTGCAAGGCGCCGAATACTTGCATACGCAGCGTGTGCACGGCCTTTTGCTCGAGCAAATTGTTAAACCGCACCCGCATCGAACTCATCAGGTTCCGCAAGACATAGGATCCCAGCAAGGCGCTCAGCACCCAGGTGAGCATCTCGGGACGTTTGGCCTGGATCACATCGTCGATGACGACTTTGACGAGATACGGCGGTACTAGTTCCAACGCCGTGGCGAGCCCCGCACAGACGAAGGTCACGACCGCCAGCATCCGGAACGGCTTGAGGTAAGACAGGACGCGTAGGAGCGAGTTCACAACGACTCAGCGAGGCGGAACGGATCAAATGACACTGGCCGGTTCCTTTTGCCAATACTTCTGAAACTCATCCATCTGGGTCAGCGTGGAGAAGTCGGTCATGCGGTCGATGAATAATTTTCCGATGAGATGATCCAGCTCATGCTGGATACACACCGCGTACAGCCCGCTGGCTTCAAGATCAAGCGGTTTGCCCTGACGGTCCAGTCCCGTCACGCGCACAATTGATGGCCGGGTCACCTTGCCGCGTAATCCGTCGACACTCAGACACCCTTCCCAGCCCTCAACCTGCTCGGGCCCGTAAAAACGAATCGTCGGATTGATGAGTACGGTCTTGGGAAACCCGCCTTCGCCGGGGCAATCCATGACGACGAGTTGCTGCGACCGGCCCACCTGCGGGGCGGCCAACCCGATGCCCGGTTCGTCATACATGGTTTCAAACATGTCGTCGATGAGCTGCTGAAAGGCCGCTTTCTTTATCTCGCTCGGGGATACCGACAGGGACTGCTGCCGGAGAATCGGATTGCCCAGTTTACTGATTGCCAATATGGCCATGGTTCACCCTTGTCTCTCTGCCTGCACGCGACCCGCCCGGGCCGCGCAATCATTGCCTGCTCTGTACCTACCACGGCTTTTTGATGCTGCGCAACCGCCTCGTCCGTCCCGACGTCAACCGGCTTGCTTGCGGCTCTTCGGGTCAGGAATCTCAAATGTCTCCTTCGATTGATTCCACCATTCGATCCATTCCTGGGCCCAGCTCTGGCGGTCCTGCTTGTTGGACGCATCCCAGTCGTGGAACTCTGTCTCGTGCCGGGTCAACATCCATAACGATTGGACCGCGGACATGGCCACAAACTTCTCCTCGTCCCCCAGCAGATCAATCAGTGGTTGGATCACCTCCTTGCGGCGCACATACCGCGCTTCGAACGCCGCCGCCTTGCGGATCACCGAATTCGGATCCTTGGCCATGGCCTCAATCGCAGGCGGCGCCTGCTGAGGATCGAGCCGCACGGCCACCCGCAACGCATGCTCACGGATACGTGGAATTTCCGTGGTCGATTTCGCCGCTTCCAGCAACGCCGGCGTAGCGGCGGGAGCTTTGATCATCGACATCGTCTCGATGGCATTGTACCGGATGCGAGGACCGGTCATCGTCAGCGCCTTCGTCAATACCGGGATCGCCGGTTCGCCCAGGTGGACAAATTCTCCCATGGCCCAAAATTCCTGCTTCCCCTCCAACAGCGGCAACAGCGATTCCGCCCGCTGGAGCTCTTCCGGGGTCAAGGCCTTGTTGTTGGGCGCCACCGACACATCTGGGACCGTTTCCGGCTTGGGCGGTGCTTCATACGGCATTTGCACCGGCCACACCATGGCGGCAGACCAGCCCGCCTCCGGCGTCATTCCCAACAGGCCCAGGAGAATGAGACCCCGCACCACCAGTTGACGCTTGCTCTGTTGCCCGGCTCCGATCATCATCACGTTCCTCTCACTCACCTCGTCGTTAATAAGGGGCCGGCGGCTCCTGTCCGGCCTCCGGCTGCACGTCCGGCGTCGTGCGCCGGTGAACTACCTCATACAACACCGGCAATACCACCAGGATCAGCGCCGCCGCGGTCAGCATGCCTCCCACCACCACCCGCGCCAGCGGCTGCTGTGCCTGGGATCCGATACCCGTTGCCAATGCGGCCGGAAGCAATCCGATGGCCGCCGCGAGCGTAGCCATCAAAATGGGACGCATCTGCACATCCGCGCCCTTGAGAATGGCCTCGCGCAACGCCAGGCCATTGCGCCGGAAATCCTCAATACGTGAGATTAACAGGACTCCTCCGAGAATCGCTACTCCCAGCGTTGAAATCACACCCACAGCAGCGGAAATGCTGAAGTGCGTCCCGGTACAGACGAGGGAAAAAATTCCCCCGATCAGGGCAAAAGGCACGGTCACCAGGACAAGCAAGGCGTTCGTTAGCGAATTGAATGTCGAATAGAGGAGAAACAGGATGATCACCAGGCTCACCGGCACAATCATCGTCAGGCGTTTTTGCTCCGCCGTAAGTTGATCGTACTGCCCCGCCCATTCGATTCGGTACCGCTCCGGAAGCGATACGGCCTGGGCCATCTTCGTCTGCGCTTCTTTCACCGTGCTCTCCAGGTCGCGCTCGCGAACACTAAACTTGATTGGAATGTACCGTTCATTATTCTCCCGATAGATGATGAAGGCCCCGGTCTGAGTCCTGATCGTGGCCACCTGTTTCAGAGGAATCCGCGCGCCATCCGGCGTATTCACCAGAATATTGCCGATGGTCTCCTCATCACGCCGGAACTCCGGCAGAAAGCGGACGACCAAATCGAATAACCGCTCGCCTTCGAACACCTGCGTCACCGCCTGCCCGCCCACCGCGGCCTGCACCACCGCGTTGACATCGGAAACGCGCAGCCCGTAACGCGCGCTCGCTTCGCGATCGACTTGGATCAAGAGGTTCGGCTGACCGACCAGGCGGAAGATTCCCAGATCCTTCACACCGGCCACGCCCTTCATGACCGATTCGATTTCTCCCGCCTTCGCTTCCATCGTTTTCAGGTCGGTGCCGAACAACTTGATAGAATTCTCCCCCTTCACGCCGGACATCGCCTCTTCCACATTGTCTTGAATCACCTGGGAAAAGTTAAAAATAATGCCGGGAATGACTTTGAGACGTTCTTCGATTTCCTCCACCAGGTGATCTTTGGTGAGCCCGGGGCGCCAGTCTTTATGGGGCTTGAGGTTAGCTAGGAATTCCGCGTTGAAAAAACTGGTGGGATCGGTTCCGTCGTCGGGCCTGCCCAGCTGAGAGACGATGGTGACGACTTCCGGCGATTTCCTGAACATCTGCCGGATCTCTCCGGTTAATCGGGCCGCCTCGTCGAACGAAATATCGACCGGCATGGTGGCGCGCACCCAGAGGTTTCCTTCCTCTAACGCCGGCATGAACTCCCCGCCGATGAACTGCAGGGCCCCGAATGCCGCTACTAACAGCAGCACCGAGGCGCCGATGACCTTCATATTGTGAGCCAGCGCCCATCGCAACACGGCGAGGTAGGTTCGGCGAATCACACTGACGAACCGCGTATCCTGTTCCGTGACGACACCAGTCAGGAGCAGCGAGCACAAGACTGGGGCCAGGGTGAACGCCATGAGCAGCGCGCCAAAGAGGGCGAATCCGTAGGTAATCGACATCGGCGCAAAGATCTTTCCCGGCACACCGGTCATCGTGAACAGCGGAATGAAGGCCACCACGATAATGGCGGTGGAAAAGAAAATCGGCTGCCCTACCTGGCGGGCGGCGCGGACGATCTGCTGCGGCACAGTCAGGCCTAGCCGGCGATCGTGTCCCAGGTGGAAGAAGATGCTTTCCACCATGACCAAGGTCGCGTCCACGATGATGCCGAAATCGATCGCGCCCAGGGAAATGAGGTTGGCGGACTGCCCAATCATCACCATCATCGTAAAGGTGAATAGCAGGGACAGTGGAATAGTGAGCGCCACGATGAGAGACGCGCGCAGGTGGCCGAGGAACACAAACAGGATGACAAACACGAGCACCATCCCGCTGATCAGGATATCCGTGACGGTTTCAACCGTTGTATGGATCAGGGCCGTCCGATCGTAGAACGTCTTGACCTTGACGCCTTCCGGCAACTTCCATTTATTCAACTCCTCGACTTTCTCCCGCACGCGCTCCAGTACGGAAAGCGCCTTGTATCCTCGTTGGAGCAAAATGACCCCTTCGACCACATCGTCGTTGTCGTCGATGCCGACCTTGCCTAGGCGCACGCGGTGGCCGACCGTCACCGTCCCCAGCGTTTTGACGAAAATGGGGGTCCCTTCTTTTTCAGCGACCATCACGTTCTCGATATCCGCCAATCCATTGATCAGCCCGAGACCGCGAATGTTGTAGTTCTGCGCGCCCACGGTCAGGTAATTGCCGCCGACATTGGCATTGCTGTTGGTCAAGGCCTCCATGACCTGCGCGAGACTGACCTGGTAGCTGATGAGTTTTCCCGGGTCGATATCGACGTGATACTCCTGCGTCGTGCCGCCGAAGGCCGTCACGTCGATGATGCCGGGCACCCGCCGGAACTCCCGCCGCAATTGCCAATCTTGGATCGTTTTGAGATCGGTCAGGCTCGCCTTCCCATCTCCCTGCAATTGATATCGGTAAATTTCGGCGATGGCCCACCAAGGCGACAAGGCCGGTTGAACATTTTGCGGAAGGCTGAGGGTCGAGAGGCGGTTGACGACCTCCTGGCGGTCGAAGAAGTACTGGGTGTTGAAATCGAAATAGATTTTGATATCGCTCAACCCAAAAATCGAGAGCGAGCGGATGTCGGTGAGACCCGGCATTCCATTGAGCGCGACTTCGATGGGAATTGTGATTTGCCGTTCGATCTCTTCCGCGGACCAGCCCGGAAACTGAGTAATCACCTCCACCATGGGAGGCGACGGATCGGGATAGGCCACGATGTCGAGCTGTTGAAAAGCGTACAACCCGCCG includes:
- the def gene encoding peptide deformylase, coding for MAILAISKLGNPILRQQSLSVSPSEIKKAAFQQLIDDMFETMYDEPGIGLAAPQVGRSQQLVVMDCPGEGGFPKTVLINPTIRFYGPEQVEGWEGCLSVDGLRGKVTRPSIVRVTGLDRQGKPLDLEASGLYAVCIQHELDHLIGKLFIDRMTDFSTLTQMDEFQKYWQKEPASVI
- a CDS encoding HEAT repeat domain-containing protein, producing MIGAGQQSKRQLVVRGLILLGLLGMTPEAGWSAAMVWPVQMPYEAPPKPETVPDVSVAPNNKALTPEELQRAESLLPLLEGKQEFWAMGEFVHLGEPAIPVLTKALTMTGPRIRYNAIETMSMIKAPAATPALLEAAKSTTEIPRIREHALRVAVRLDPQQAPPAIEAMAKDPNSVIRKAAAFEARYVRRKEVIQPLIDLLGDEEKFVAMSAVQSLWMLTRHETEFHDWDASNKQDRQSWAQEWIEWWNQSKETFEIPDPKSRKQAG
- a CDS encoding CusA/CzcA family heavy metal efflux RND transporter, producing MMVRIVELSLVQRFLVCALGFTLLFGGLYAFQQLDIVAYPDPSPPMVEVITQFPGWSAEEIERQITIPIEVALNGMPGLTDIRSLSIFGLSDIKIYFDFNTQYFFDRQEVVNRLSTLSLPQNVQPALSPWWAIAEIYRYQLQGDGKASLTDLKTIQDWQLRREFRRVPGIIDVTAFGGTTQEYHVDIDPGKLISYQVSLAQVMEALTNSNANVGGNYLTVGAQNYNIRGLGLINGLADIENVMVAEKEGTPIFVKTLGTVTVGHRVRLGKVGIDDNDDVVEGVILLQRGYKALSVLERVREKVEELNKWKLPEGVKVKTFYDRTALIHTTVETVTDILISGMVLVFVILFVFLGHLRASLIVALTIPLSLLFTFTMMVMIGQSANLISLGAIDFGIIVDATLVMVESIFFHLGHDRRLGLTVPQQIVRAARQVGQPIFFSTAIIVVAFIPLFTMTGVPGKIFAPMSITYGFALFGALLMAFTLAPVLCSLLLTGVVTEQDTRFVSVIRRTYLAVLRWALAHNMKVIGASVLLLVAAFGALQFIGGEFMPALEEGNLWVRATMPVDISFDEAARLTGEIRQMFRKSPEVVTIVSQLGRPDDGTDPTSFFNAEFLANLKPHKDWRPGLTKDHLVEEIEERLKVIPGIIFNFSQVIQDNVEEAMSGVKGENSIKLFGTDLKTMEAKAGEIESVMKGVAGVKDLGIFRLVGQPNLLIQVDREASARYGLRVSDVNAVVQAAVGGQAVTQVFEGERLFDLVVRFLPEFRRDEETIGNILVNTPDGARIPLKQVATIRTQTGAFIIYRENNERYIPIKFSVRERDLESTVKEAQTKMAQAVSLPERYRIEWAGQYDQLTAEQKRLTMIVPVSLVIILFLLYSTFNSLTNALLVLVTVPFALIGGIFSLVCTGTHFSISAAVGVISTLGVAILGGVLLISRIEDFRRNGLALREAILKGADVQMRPILMATLAAAIGLLPAALATGIGSQAQQPLARVVVGGMLTAAALILVVLPVLYEVVHRRTTPDVQPEAGQEPPAPY